One stretch of Monomorium pharaonis isolate MP-MQ-018 chromosome 10, ASM1337386v2, whole genome shotgun sequence DNA includes these proteins:
- the LOC105832202 gene encoding tetratricopeptide repeat protein 28 isoform X1: MSHRDISEVEPEGTSALAAGSRALFLETVRRSNAACQNGDYALAATLYTEALALDPLSHVLYSNRSAARLKMGLFALALQDAVRATELSPQWPKVYILPCMFVYSSSHFGSITICNNFQAYYRQGVALQCLGRHGEALVAFSTGLAHDACNHQLLSGLVEASLKSPLRPTLEPTFQQLRAMKLDESPFVVISVVGQELLGAGQYRAAAGVLEAALTIGSCSLKLRGSVFSALSSAYWALNSLDKAINYMQQDLGVARSLGDTQGECRAHGNLGSAYFSKGSFKEALTAHRYQLVLAMKCKDTQAAASALTSLGHVYTAIGDLPNALASHKQCVQLVKQMGDRLQEAREIGNVGAVYLAMGEFESAVDCHTQHLRIARRLGDRVEEARAFSNLGSSHHYRRNFGQAMAYHENVLRIAQELGDRAIETRAYAGLGHAARCAGDLAQAKLWHQRQLDVALTTKDKVAEGRACSNLGIVYQLLGEHDAALKLHQAHLGIARSLGDKAGMGRAYGNIGNAYNALGYYEQAIKYHKQELTISKEVNDRSSEASTHGNLAVAYQAVQGHEAALRHYRAHLAIARELKDTAGEACALLNLANCLSSRGRFEEAVPYYEHYLMLSQELHDVEGEAKACHFLGYAHYCLGNHREAVRYYDQDLALAKDLQDKSGMGRAYCNLGLAHLALENLDTALECQKYYLAIAHMTKNLAGKFRALGNIGDCLLRMGEVDEAVKMHQRQLNLARQAADRCLEAAAYGALGIVHRATKNLDKALGFHTQELTLRQEAGDLRGECRAHGNLGAVHMALGQYTHAVKCYQEQLERAKELADSGVEAQALGNLGIARLNMTHYEDAIGYFEQQLATLEPLTTSTALLDKARALGNLGDCYEALGDLEEAIKCHEQQLAAAMKLKSIRDQERAYRGLGRAREATGDLQEALVCFEKRLVAAHEVDSPEARGAAYGDLGRVHAALGNHEQAVSCLSHQLALARGLGDKTAEAEAASGLGAVHLLMDDPNSALHHHQLELSIAEGLDAAGLQARACANLGVTQETLGQYEEAIRLQEQSLSLAAAAGDQLARAAAFASLGRLHHLCGDLPRALSYLQSGLSLSEGLGRREETARLRHRLGLVHWEAGEEIISVEHLEKAANLLESLDGTSVSLSCGQPNRVELLSETYRMLQKVLINLNRAEEALNWAERSRRSKSNSLDDVAHYSEIIDRQRGIILYYSEVGCELHAWCLAPGRGLLRFHSATLDDGVGLEKRVLQAREALLDESNELIEESTKIPSRGHHLNASSYSLSSLFSVGSVSSRAGSARWGRGAKGPTWQAPLPIQVLYDLLLAPFEDLLPPPRKELIMVVEKSLYLAPFPALQSNPGEDYLCERFSLLVVPSLAALRKRSKTPVLEGGATVAALVAGNPVLPEDIREEYGWPESVASTETESEIVAELLEARAMTGLEATRSMVLRSLPDAECVHLTVPVFWNTGSLAFSPDQCEEPSERPEYLISQLDLLRLKMSARLVVVSSGHSWSNVDCTNATSDGIQNLAKTLLSTGAQCVLIGMWAVPPTAGSILLRAFYSAMLQGARASRALAEAMQTVQHTRHFAHPANWAGWLLIGGDTRLSNKVALMGQALAELLRSGPEQSRDALRVTLHLVEKSLQRIHRGQKNAMYTTQRSIENKVGAATGWRELLMSVGFRFEPAGNGIPSSVFFPQSDPEERLTRCSASLQALLGLGQSSLHALARLLQAPEAAEDVIAAMRRASCATEGQEVVLPVHVWRASGSHELFASLGFDLMEVGQSEVILRTGKQASRRAVQFALQALLALFDTQEAPKSLSLDSGSSMESLASVAHTEKNLVERPRLGGAFASYVRHRGEPDGKTMEPPNVLIPASRQPCQNGGGESDVAFTPSPPVALNLNHQTRIRNLYPDQNPMRPGSSSSSSVTDWDNGHATVLRRQPLPPLPANVLERLSVRTEINTSSSRKPRHSTTANEDICNAQTDATQSTETHPQNLRNLATSLTSLTRELTPTISEVYHERNLGLGLAPSLSKLLEEVGAVSENEESQSAKTVSHGQTQNWIPNEPELCRRDEADGRSIAESQCSAASSNKIPRKAPAPPV; this comes from the exons ATGTCTCATAGGGATATCTCTGAG GTGGAGCCCGAAGGTACGTCGGCCTTGGCCGCTGGATCCAGGGCCCTATTCTTAGAAACAGTACGCAGGAGTAACGCAGCGTGTCAGAATGGAGATTATGCACTGGCTGCGACATTGTATACGGAAGCTCTTGCTTTGGATCCTCTCAGTCACGTGTTGTACTCAAACAGATCAGCTGCCAGGCTCAAGATGGGATTATTTGCGCTTGCTTTGCAGGACGCTGTTCGAGCTACTGAGTTGAGTCCGCAGTGGCCAAAGGTATATATTCTTCCTTGTATGTTTGTGTACAGCTCATCACATTTCGGTTCTATAACAATCTGCAATAATTTTCAGGCGTATTATCGGCAAGGAGTAGCACTGCAATGTTTGGGACGTCACGGAGAAGCGCTCGTTGCCTTCAGCACGGGATTAGCTCATGACGCATGCAATCATCAATTATTATCAGGCTTGGTAGAAGCATCGTTAAAATCTCCGCTACGACCGACTTTGGAACCGACGTTCCAACAGCTGCGCGCGATGAAGCTTGATGAATCTCCGTTCGTCGTCATATCCGTGGTCGGTCAGGAGCTGCTTGGAGCTGGACAATACAGAGCGGCTGCCGGCGTGTTGGAGGCCGCGCTCACCATCGGTTCATGCAGTCTGAAATTGAGAGGTTCTGTATTTTCCGCTCTGTCCAGCGCATACTGGGCACTGAACTCTCTGGACAAGGCAATCAACTATATGCAGCAGGATCTAG GAGTGGCGCGTTCCCTGGGGGACACGCAGGGCGAGTGTAGAGCCCATGGGAATTTAGGATCTGCTTATTTCAGCAAGGGCAGCTTCAAGGAAGCCCTAACGGCTCATAGATACCAACTCGTTCTAGCTATGAAATGTAAAGATACGCAGGCGGCGGCTTCGGCCTTGACCAGTCTGGGACACGTCTACACGGCGATCGGCGATTTGCCAAACGCTCTGGCCTCCCATAAGCAGTGCGTACAATTAGTGAAGCAGATGGGAGATCGATTACAGGAGGCCCGTGAGATCGGTAACGTCGGAGCGGTCTACTTGGCGATGGGGGAATTCGAGAGTGCCGTCGACTGCCACACGCAACATCTGAGAATAGCCAGGCGTCTGGGTGATCGCGTGGAAGAGGCGAGGGCTTTCAGTAACTTAGGATCGTCTCAtcattatcgtagaaattttGGGCAGGCAATGGCTTATCACGAGAACGTTCTAAGAATAGCTCAAGAACTTGGGGACAGAGCTATAGAGACTAGAGCGTATGCAGGATTAGGTCATGCTGCTAGATGTGCAG GTGATTTGGCGCAAGCCAAGCTCTGGCATCAGAGACAGCTTGACGTCGCATTGACCACGAAAGATAAGGTGGCTGAGGGACGAGCCTGCAGCAATTTGGGCATAGTATATCAGTTGCTTGGCGAGCATGATGCTGctttaaaattacatcaagCGCACTTGGGAATCGCGAGATCGTTGGGAGACAAAGCCGGTATGGGTAGAGCGTACGGAAACATCGGCAATGCTTATAATGCCTTAGGTTATTACGAACAAGCCATTAAGTACCACAAGCAGGAATTAACGATAAGCAAAGAG GTAAACGATCGTAGCTCGGAAGCCAGCACACATGGAAATCTGGCGGTTGCATATCAGGCTGTGCAAGGCCACGAAGCGGCATTGAGACACTACAGAGCTCACCTGGCTATAGCGCGTGAACTGAAAGACACGGCCGGTGAAGCGTGTGCTCTTCTAAATCTCGCCAATTGTCTCTCTTCGCGCGGTAGATTTGAAGAGGCAGTGCCTTACTACGAGCATTATCTGATGCTGTCGCAAGAATTGCATGACGTTGAGGGAGAGGCCAAAGCGTGTCATTTCTTGGGATATGCTCACTACTGTCTGGGAAATCATCGAGAGGCCGTCAGATATTACGATCAGGATTTAGCGCTAGCGAAGGATCTGCAAGATAAATCTGGAATGGGTAGAGCTTACTGCAATTTGGGATTAGCTCACTTGGCATTGGAAAATCTAGATACCGCTCTggaatgtcaaaaatattatttag cGATCGCGCATATGACCAAGAATCTGGCCGGGAAGTTTCGCGCTCTTGGAAATATCGGCGATTGTTTGTTGCGTATGGGAGAGGTTGATGAAGCTGTTAAGATGCATCAACGTCAGTTAAACTTGGCACGTCAAGCAGCCGATCGTTGCCTAGAAGCGGCTGCCTACGGTGCGTTAGGAATCGTTCATCGAGCTACGAAAAACCTGGATAAGGCTCTTGGTTTTCATACGCAGGAATTAACTTTAAGGCAAGAAGCTGGTGATCTGCGTGGTGAATGCAGAGCACATGGAAACTTGGGTGCTGTGCATATGGCGCTGGGACAGTACACTCATGCGGTTAAGTGTTATCAGGAACAATTAGAGAGAGCGAAAGAGCTAGCGGATTCTGGAGTTGAAGCCCAAGCTTTAg gAAATTTGGGCATAGCTAGACTTAATATGACACATTACGAGGACGCTATTGGTTATTTCGAACAACAGTTAGCAACTTTAGAACCGCTAACTACTAGCACTGCTTTACTCGACAAAGCTCGAGCACTCGGAAATTTGGGAGACTGCTACGAAGCCTTGGGTGATCTGGAAGAAGCTATTAAATGTCATGAACAACAACTAGCAGCCGCTATGAAGTTGAAGAGTATAAGAGATCAGGAGAGGGCGTACAGAGGATTGGGAAGAGCTCGTGAGGCTACCGGGGACTTACAGGAAGCCTTGGTGTGTTTCGAGAAAAGATTAGTAGCCGCTCATGAAGTGGATAGTCCTGAAGCTAGAGGTGCCGCTTACGGTGATCTAG GAAGAGTACATGCCGCGTTAGGTAATCACGAGCAGGCTGTCAGTTGTTTGTCGCATCAATTAGCCCTTGCTCGCGGACTTGGTGACAAAACGGCCGAGGCCGAGGCCGCCAGCGGTTTAGGAGCAGTCCATCTTCTGATGGACGATCCGAACTCCGCGTTACACCATCATCAATTAGAGCTATCAATTGCCGAGGGTCTAGACGCAGCCGGATTGCAGGCTCGCGCCTGTGCTAATCTGGGAGTGACTCAAGAAACGTTGGGGCAATATGAGGAAGCTATAAGGTTGCAGGAGCAATCGTTGAGCCTTGCCGCTGCGGCGGGTGATCAACTTGCCCGAGCGGCGGCTTTCGCGAGTCTGGGCCGACTTCATCATCTCTGTGGAGACCTGCCACGCGCTTTGAGTTATCTTCAGTCTGGTCTGTCGCTATCCGAGGGCTTAGGTAGAAGGGAAGAAACCGCCAGATTGAGACACAGACTTGGGCTTGTGCATTGGGAGGCTGGCGAAGAAATCATCTCCGTGGAACACTTAGAAAAGGCCGCGAATCTCTTAGAATCATTAGATGGAACTTCTGTGTCCCTTTCTTGTGGTCAACCTAATCGAGTCGAGTTACTATCAGAAACATACAGGATGTTGCAAAAAGTATTGATCAATCTAAACCGAGCAGAAGAGGCTTTGAATTGGGCGGAGAGATCAAGAAGATCTAAGAGTAATTCCCTGGACGACGTAGCTCACTATTCCGAGATTATTGATCGACAACGtggaattattttgtattacag CGAGGTGGGATGTGAATTGCATGCCTGGTGCTTAGCTCCAGGTCGTGGATTACTACGATTCCACTCCGCTACATTAGACGATGGGGTAGGTTTGGAAAAAAGGGTTCTTCAAGCACGTGAAGCACTCTTGGACGAGAGCAACGAGCTCATCGAAGAATCCACCAAAATTCCGTCAAGAGGTCATCATTTGAATGCCAGTTCCTACAGTTTAAGTAGCCTCTTCAGTGTTGGGTCCGTAAGCTCTCGCGCCGGAAGCGCTCGTTGGGGACGAGGCGCGAAAGGACCTACGTGGCAGGCACCATTGCCGATACAGGTGCTTTATGATCTTCTTCTTGCCCCGTTTGAAGATCTGTTACCACCGCCGCGAAAGGAGTTGATCATGGTGGTAGAAAAGTCTCTCTATTTGGCGCCATTCCCGGCTTTGCAGTCCAATCCAGGCGAGGATTATCTGTGCGAGAGATTTTCGTTATTGGTGGTGCCGTCCCTTGCGGCGCTCAGAAAGAGATCTAAGACGCCCGTACTAGAAGGTGGTGCTACCGTGGCTGCACTAGTTGCTGGAAATCCTGTTCTGCCAGAGGATATTCGAGAGGAGTATGGTTGGCCCGAAAGTGTTGCTTCCACTGAGACCGAGTCGGAAATAGTCGCTGAATTGTTAGAGGCCCGCGCAATGACTG GACTGGAAGCGACTAGATCAATGGTTCTGCGATCTTTACCAGATGCGGAATGCGTTCACCTAACAGTTCCAGTCTTCTGGAATACTGGCAGTCTAGCATTCTCGCCTGATCAATGCGAGGAGCCATCCGAGAGACCAGAGTACTTGATAAGTCAGTTGGATTTACTCAGGCTAAAGATGTCCGCCCGTTTGGTAGTAGTGTCCAGCGGTCATAGTTGGAGCAATGTTGATTGCACAAATGCTACATCGGACGGTATACAAAATCTCGCTAAAACTCTATTGAGCACAGGTGCGCAATGTGTGCTCATAGGAATGTGGGCGGTACCACCAACCGCCGGCAGCATCTTATTGCGAGCGTTCTACAGTGCAATGTTGCAAGGTGCGAGAGCATCGCGTGCATTAGCTGAGGCGATGCAGACTGTCCAACATACCAGACATTTTGCTCACCCAGCTAACTGGGCCGGTTGGCTGCTTATTGGCGGAGACACGAGATTATCCAACAAG GTCGCGCTCATGGGTCAAGCGCTGGCGGAATTATTACGCAGTGGTCCCGAACAGAGCAGGGACGCACTGCGAGTGACGCTTCATCTGGTAGAGAAATCATTACAGAGAATTCATCGCGGACAGAAAAACGCTATGTATACGACTCAGCGCAGTATTGAGAACAAGGTGGGCGCGGCCACCGGTTGGCGAGAACTCCTGATGTCCGTGGGTTTCAGATTTGAGCCAGCCGGCAACGGTATACCGTCCTCCGTGTTTTTTCCACAAAGTGATCCTGAAGAAAGATTGACAAGATGCAGTGCCAGTTTACAAGCTCTACTAGGATTAGGTCAATCGTCGTTACATGCTTTGGCCAGGCTCTTACAA gcgCCAGAAGCCGCAGAAGACGTCATCGCTGCCATGAGAAGAGCCAGTTGTGCTACAGAAGGACAAGAAGTTGTACTGCCTGTACATGTTTGGAGAGCATCCGGATCACATGAACTATTCGCTAGCTTAGGCTTCGATTTGATGGAAGTTGGGCAGTCGGAAGTGATACTGAGAACAGGCAAACAAGCCTCACGTAGAGCCGTCCAGTTTGCTCTTCAAGCTCTTCTCGCATTATttg ATACACAGGAAGCACCAAAAAGTCTTAGCTTAGATTCAGGCAGTTCAATGGAAAGCTTAGCTTCTGTAGCtcatacagaaaaaaatcttgtagAACGACCACGATTGGGAGGGGCGTTCGCAAGTTACGTACGACATCGTGGTGAACCAGACGGAAAGACCATGGAACCACCGAACGTTTTGATACCAGCATCGCGACAGCCATGTCAAAATGGTGgag GTGAATCGGATGTGGCGTTTACACCTAGTCCTCCTGTAGCGCTTAATTTGAACCATCAGACTCGTATTCGAAATCTTTATCCCGATCAGAATCCAATGAGGCCTGGTTCGAGCTCGAGCAGCTCAGTGACAGATTGGGACAATGGCCATGCCACTGTATTGAGACGGCAGCCATTGCCACCGTTGCCGGCTAATGTGCTAGAGAGGTTGAGCGTGAGAACGGAGATCAACACGAGTTCATCGAGAAAACCGCGGCATTCTACGACAGCAAATGAGGACATCTGCAATGCGCAGACCGACGCGACTCAATCCACGGAGACACATCCACAGAATCTAAGGAACCTGGCCACTTCCCTGACAAGTCTGACGCGCGAGCTCACACCCACGATCTCGGAGGTGTACCACGAGCGCAATTTGGGATTGGGTCTGGCGCCATCTTTATCGAAATTGCTGGAGGAGGTTGGCGCTGTGTCCGAAAACGAGGAGTCGCAATCAGCAAAGACAGTGAGCCATGGTCAGACACAGAATTGGATACCGAACGAGCCGGAGCTCTGCCGAAGGGATGAGGCCGATGGTAGATCTATCGCGGAATCGCAGTGCAGCGCCGCCAGTTCGAATAAAATACCTCGGAAAGCTCCTGCGCCACCAgtatag